Proteins found in one Planctomycetes bacterium MalM25 genomic segment:
- the trpC gene encoding Indole-3-glycerol phosphate synthase — MPTVLDQIVAVKRQEVATARAARPLADVRAAAADAPPPRDFLAPLAAQRPSESGGPIKLIAEIKKASPSAGLIRADFDPVALAQTYQAHGASCLSVLTDEPHFQGSLEYLTAVKAAVELPVLRKDFILDEHQVYEARAAGADAVLLIAECLTPAELVDLHGQITELGMTALVELYDPANLPAVLACGPELVGVNNRDLHTMTVDLGHGMRLRERVPDEVVFVGESGVKTHADAQRLRSAGIDAMLVGESLMRQSDLAAAVDALLIG; from the coding sequence ATGCCGACGGTACTGGACCAAATCGTCGCCGTGAAGCGGCAAGAGGTCGCAACGGCCCGCGCCGCGCGGCCGCTGGCCGACGTGCGCGCTGCCGCCGCGGACGCCCCCCCACCCCGCGACTTCCTGGCGCCGCTAGCAGCGCAACGGCCCAGCGAGTCGGGCGGACCGATCAAGCTGATCGCCGAGATCAAGAAGGCGAGCCCCTCCGCGGGGCTGATCCGGGCCGATTTCGACCCGGTCGCCCTCGCCCAAACGTACCAGGCCCACGGCGCCAGCTGCCTGAGCGTCCTCACCGACGAGCCCCACTTCCAGGGCTCGCTTGAGTATCTCACCGCGGTGAAAGCCGCCGTCGAGTTGCCCGTCCTCCGCAAGGACTTCATCCTCGACGAGCACCAGGTCTACGAGGCCCGCGCCGCGGGCGCCGACGCGGTGCTGCTCATCGCCGAGTGCCTCACCCCCGCCGAACTGGTCGATCTTCACGGGCAGATCACGGAACTCGGCATGACGGCGCTCGTCGAACTGTACGACCCGGCGAACCTGCCGGCGGTGCTAGCGTGCGGTCCGGAGCTCGTCGGCGTGAACAACCGCGACTTGCACACGATGACCGTCGATCTGGGGCACGGCATGCGGCTGCGCGAGCGGGTCCCGGACGAGGTGGTCTTCGTCGGCGAGTCGGGCGTGAAGACGCACGCCGACGCCCAGCGCCTCCGCTCCGCCGGCATCGACGCGATGCTCGTCGGCGAGTCGCTCATGCGGCAGTCCGACCTCGCTGCCGCAGTTGATGCTTTGTTGATTGGCTAA
- the fumC gene encoding Fumarate hydratase class II codes for MSPPKTNDDYRTERDTMGEMQVPADALYGASTARAVENFPIANRPLPPAVIHAFGHLKAACAQANQDLGKLDPKLADAILAAADEVAAGKHDAHFPVDVYQTGSGTSTNMNANEVIASLANEKLGLGATTKADGGVHPNDHVNMGQSSNDTFPTAMCIAAVMRVGPLVESLDRLEGALGEKADAWDAIVKIGRTHLMDATPIRIGQVFSGYASQVAGAAEHAAMVHMVVRSNLPIGGTAVGTGINAHPEFAGKVAATLTERLGLASPAEVDEDDGGFLEAADHAEAQAAKDDFIEAHGHLKTIAVSLSKIANDIRHLGSGPRCGIGELVLPAIQPGSSIMPGKVNPVICESVIQVCCRVIGNDATVTMAGMGGVGSIFELNVAMPVMIDAFLESVSLLANASNVFVDKLLTDLEVNEERCAELLDASLMTITALAPEIGYEKCAALAKQAHQENKTIKGLVGELGLMPPERLEELMDYDSMTRPDPS; via the coding sequence ATGAGCCCGCCCAAGACGAACGACGACTACCGCACCGAACGCGACACGATGGGCGAGATGCAGGTGCCCGCCGACGCGTTGTATGGGGCCTCTACGGCCCGAGCGGTCGAGAACTTCCCGATCGCGAACCGCCCCCTCCCCCCGGCGGTGATCCACGCGTTCGGGCATCTGAAGGCGGCCTGCGCCCAAGCGAACCAAGACCTCGGGAAGCTCGACCCGAAGCTGGCCGACGCGATCCTCGCCGCCGCCGACGAAGTGGCCGCGGGCAAACACGACGCGCACTTCCCGGTCGACGTTTATCAGACGGGCAGCGGCACGAGCACGAACATGAACGCCAACGAGGTGATCGCCTCGCTGGCCAATGAAAAACTCGGCCTCGGCGCCACGACCAAGGCCGACGGTGGCGTCCACCCCAACGACCACGTCAACATGGGGCAGTCGTCGAACGACACCTTCCCCACGGCGATGTGCATCGCGGCCGTGATGCGTGTTGGCCCGCTGGTCGAAAGCCTCGATCGCTTGGAGGGAGCCCTCGGTGAGAAGGCGGACGCGTGGGACGCGATCGTGAAGATCGGCCGCACCCACCTGATGGACGCCACGCCGATCCGTATCGGCCAAGTCTTCTCGGGATACGCTTCACAAGTCGCCGGCGCGGCCGAGCACGCGGCGATGGTCCACATGGTCGTCCGGTCCAATCTGCCGATCGGCGGCACGGCGGTCGGCACGGGCATCAACGCCCACCCGGAGTTCGCCGGCAAGGTCGCGGCGACACTCACGGAGCGCCTCGGCCTCGCCTCCCCCGCCGAGGTGGATGAGGACGACGGCGGGTTCCTCGAAGCGGCCGATCACGCCGAGGCGCAAGCCGCTAAAGATGATTTCATTGAGGCCCACGGCCACCTGAAGACGATCGCCGTCAGCCTCTCCAAAATCGCCAACGACATCCGCCACCTCGGCAGCGGGCCGCGGTGTGGGATCGGTGAGCTGGTCCTGCCGGCGATCCAGCCGGGCAGCAGCATCATGCCGGGCAAGGTGAACCCGGTGATCTGCGAAAGCGTGATCCAGGTCTGTTGCCGCGTCATCGGCAACGACGCGACCGTCACCATGGCGGGTATGGGCGGCGTGGGTTCGATCTTTGAGCTGAACGTCGCCATGCCGGTGATGATCGACGCGTTCCTCGAATCGGTCTCGCTGCTCGCGAACGCGTCGAACGTGTTCGTCGACAAGCTGCTGACCGACCTCGAAGTGAATGAAGAGCGTTGCGCGGAGCTGCTCGACGCGTCGCTCATGACGATCACGGCCCTCGCGCCAGAAATTGGATATGAAAAGTGCGCGGCCCTCGCGAAGCAGGCGCACCAAGAGAACAAGACGATCAAAGGGCTCGTCGGCGAGCTCGGCCTCATGCCGCCCGAGCGACTCGAGGAGCTGATGGACTACGACAGCATGACGCGGCCCGACCCGAGTTAG
- a CDS encoding Tetratricopeptide repeat protein, translating to MEASRQRLLPILATILVAAPCAAEESGVIRLPSWVEPDDALGPRPVAHESAPAPGQATRSFDLGELMTAFEEPAPLKPAPAVRLASATEGPSAERLVRQLEHAASEARTAHALTRLLSRYTSTRRELVEQEAEGLVQRVDEVGSWAHDARGRLRADEGRTQSATDDFRAALAIDTANTSARHGLAVSLAESGFVLEALEQFSRVLLEEPQSVEARRNRAQLHLSRGRPESAIADLDAALELPITGTRERGNLLRLRATAFQSAGRLRESATDLNEVIRLDPRNAAAYTLRGHVFAEGGFYDQAISDYQSALHADAGSAEAYRSLAWVLATCPEERLRDPEMAIESAFRARRLLGHDDFLVLDASAAAHAAAGDYAEAVRLQQRALLVAGDAPTAEAERRLRDYKASRPYVAERQRLTPPR from the coding sequence ATGGAAGCGTCTCGACAACGACTCCTACCGATCCTCGCCACGATCCTCGTCGCTGCGCCGTGCGCGGCGGAGGAGTCGGGCGTGATCCGCCTGCCCTCCTGGGTCGAACCCGACGACGCGCTCGGGCCACGGCCCGTCGCGCACGAATCGGCCCCGGCGCCGGGGCAGGCGACCCGTTCGTTCGACCTGGGCGAGCTGATGACGGCGTTCGAGGAGCCGGCGCCGCTGAAGCCCGCTCCCGCCGTGCGGCTCGCGTCGGCCACCGAAGGGCCCTCCGCCGAGCGGCTCGTCCGCCAGCTGGAGCACGCCGCTTCGGAGGCCCGCACGGCGCACGCGTTGACGCGGCTGCTGAGTCGCTACACCTCGACACGCCGCGAGCTTGTGGAGCAAGAAGCCGAGGGGCTCGTCCAGCGCGTCGACGAGGTCGGCAGCTGGGCGCACGACGCCCGCGGCCGGCTGCGGGCCGACGAGGGCCGCACCCAATCGGCGACCGACGATTTCCGCGCGGCGCTCGCCATTGACACCGCCAACACCTCGGCCCGCCACGGCCTGGCCGTGTCGCTCGCCGAGTCGGGCTTCGTGCTCGAGGCGCTCGAGCAGTTCTCGCGTGTGCTGCTCGAAGAGCCCCAATCGGTCGAGGCCCGCCGCAACCGGGCGCAGCTGCACCTGAGCCGGGGGCGCCCCGAATCGGCGATCGCCGATCTCGATGCGGCGCTCGAGTTGCCGATCACCGGCACGCGGGAGCGGGGCAACCTGCTGCGGCTCCGGGCGACAGCCTTCCAGTCGGCGGGGAGGCTCCGCGAGTCGGCGACCGACCTGAACGAAGTGATCCGCCTCGATCCCCGCAACGCCGCGGCGTACACGCTGCGTGGGCATGTCTTCGCGGAAGGGGGCTTCTACGACCAAGCGATCAGCGACTACCAGTCCGCGTTGCACGCCGACGCGGGCTCCGCCGAGGCGTACCGCTCGCTCGCCTGGGTGCTAGCGACCTGCCCGGAGGAGCGACTCCGCGACCCCGAGATGGCGATCGAATCGGCCTTCCGGGCCCGTCGCTTGTTGGGCCACGACGACTTTTTGGTGCTCGACGCGAGCGCCGCCGCCCACGCCGCCGCGGGCGACTACGCCGAGGCGGTCCGCTTGCAGCAGCGGGCGCTGCTGGTCGCCGGCGACGCCCCCACCGCCGAGGCGGAGCGGCGACTGCGCGACTACAAGGCGTCGCGCCCCTACGTGGCGGAACGCCAGCGCCTGACGCCGCCGCGGTGA